A genomic region of uncultured Paludibaculum sp. contains the following coding sequences:
- a CDS encoding IS66 family transposase yields MKLDLNRLPDDPDLLREIVAGLASQLEEQERRLARVQHILEIMLAWRFGHKAEKIDERQLFLFAVQYEASGGDAESLHTELKEDLGEDSELLAAVKPPKRRRGHGRKALPKALTRERIEYELSEAERACPHCQSTMQRIGEEVSERLEYVPATLKVIEEARAKYGCQCGGAVKTAPKPAQPIEKGLAGPSLLAQVAVAKYADHCPLHRQEVIFQRHGVELSRKTMCGWMSQTADLLTPLYERLKAVALHSKVVQTDDTPVAVLDPTRMHTRKGRIWTYVGEEATVYDYTPTRAREGPDQFLKDYKGYLQADAYGGYDALYKDPERGLVEVACWAHARRKHYEARTSDVVRATTVLSHIGMLYKMERRWRGLSGAERRWQRRQHAVPVLEHLKEYLEREKLLVLPKSPEGMAIGYTLSNWQALCRYTEDGDLSIDNNAAERSLRGIAVGRRNWTFFGSDRGGRTAAVLTSFMATCQRKKIDPWAYLCDVLGRIAEHPIQQLDELLPSNWKPIQA; encoded by the coding sequence GTGAAGCTCGACCTCAACCGGTTGCCGGACGATCCCGATCTGCTGCGGGAAATCGTAGCTGGTCTGGCCTCGCAACTGGAAGAGCAGGAACGCCGCCTGGCTCGCGTGCAGCACATTCTGGAGATCATGCTGGCGTGGCGGTTCGGGCACAAGGCCGAGAAGATCGACGAACGCCAGCTCTTCCTGTTCGCTGTGCAGTATGAGGCCAGCGGCGGTGATGCCGAGTCCCTGCATACCGAACTGAAGGAAGACCTGGGCGAGGACTCCGAACTGCTGGCGGCAGTGAAGCCGCCCAAGAGACGCCGGGGTCACGGCCGCAAGGCCTTGCCGAAGGCGCTGACGCGCGAGCGGATCGAATACGAATTGAGCGAGGCCGAGCGGGCCTGCCCGCACTGCCAGTCGACCATGCAGCGCATCGGCGAGGAAGTGAGCGAGCGGCTGGAATACGTGCCGGCCACGCTGAAGGTGATTGAGGAAGCGCGGGCGAAGTATGGATGCCAGTGCGGCGGAGCGGTGAAGACGGCTCCAAAACCGGCGCAGCCGATTGAGAAGGGCCTGGCGGGGCCTTCGCTGCTGGCCCAGGTGGCGGTAGCGAAATATGCCGACCACTGCCCGCTACACAGGCAAGAGGTGATCTTCCAGCGGCACGGGGTGGAGCTTTCGCGCAAAACGATGTGCGGGTGGATGAGCCAGACGGCGGACTTGCTCACGCCGCTCTACGAACGGCTGAAAGCGGTGGCGCTGCACTCGAAAGTGGTACAAACCGACGACACGCCGGTGGCGGTGTTGGATCCGACCCGAATGCACACACGGAAAGGGCGGATCTGGACGTACGTGGGCGAGGAAGCGACGGTGTACGACTACACGCCGACGCGAGCGAGGGAGGGGCCGGACCAATTTTTGAAAGATTACAAGGGCTATTTGCAGGCCGATGCCTATGGTGGCTATGACGCCCTGTACAAGGACCCGGAGCGCGGTCTGGTGGAGGTTGCGTGCTGGGCGCACGCGAGGCGCAAGCACTACGAGGCGCGCACCAGTGACGTGGTGCGTGCGACGACCGTGCTGTCGCACATTGGCATGCTGTACAAGATGGAGCGGCGCTGGCGGGGACTGAGTGGTGCCGAGCGCCGGTGGCAGCGGCGGCAACACGCGGTGCCTGTGCTGGAACATCTCAAGGAGTATCTGGAGCGAGAGAAGCTACTGGTGTTGCCGAAGAGTCCGGAAGGGATGGCGATTGGCTACACGCTGTCGAACTGGCAGGCGCTGTGCCGGTACACGGAGGATGGCGACCTGTCGATTGATAACAATGCGGCCGAGAGAAGTCTGCGGGGCATCGCGGTCGGACGCCGGAATTGGACGTTTTTCGGGAGTGATCGTGGAGGCCGGACGGCGGCTGTGCTGACGAGCTTCATGGCGACGTGTCAGCGAAAGAAGATTGATCCTTGGGCGTATCTATGCGATGTGCTCGGGCGCATCGCGGAACACCCGATCCAGCAACTGGACGAGTTACTGCCAAGTAACTGGAAGCCCATCCAGGCGTAA
- a CDS encoding YciI family protein — translation MPQYLVAGYLPDDFDPSQMDEAVGRQIHALNKEMIAAGVRKFACGLGSAKSLRPQADGGVHITDGPYLETKEHIGGFWILECADMDEAVAWARKGVAATRGQVEVREIFFNPAAE, via the coding sequence ATGCCGCAGTATTTGGTTGCTGGTTACCTTCCCGACGACTTCGACCCGTCCCAAATGGACGAAGCCGTGGGCCGCCAGATCCACGCGCTCAACAAAGAGATGATTGCCGCCGGCGTCAGGAAATTCGCTTGCGGCCTGGGGTCCGCGAAGTCGCTGCGACCGCAGGCCGATGGTGGAGTTCACATCACCGACGGGCCGTACCTTGAGACCAAGGAACACATCGGCGGTTTTTGGATCCTGGAATGCGCCGACATGGATGAGGCGGTGGCCTGGGCTCGCAAAGGCGTCGCCGCCACTCGGGGACAGGTCGAGGTGCGAGAGATCTTTTTCAATCCGGCCGCCGAGTAG
- a CDS encoding right-handed parallel beta-helix repeat-containing protein yields MNNFILSSYSTPIILFLLGGVSAYCQQPTREAQRHWLDASISQRTTADITLGNVIPSSGSISTQVFTASYTVPAGRPSLSWVQLDLASVAANPPDAFCFIHYDVVGQGLWFYSDSGFFIGPVAVGQATGEFYNSICAVNTKAASVSMNNGTLTLSVPIVFKQQVPLNVYTRAMNVNSTDTGWELKGSYQLQPVTIPPPTVSPSNPAGATVSFQLNQADIQGFEGIPYKWSQLLIGTSPTDDSHPFCFFHYDRTGNALWAYSAAAGFFLGPVTPGTSSTALDTTACSINTLNTTVQSTTGSVTVPVARNSAMSVDNQQYKLYRRSLTAIGVDTGWVEGGAWPDPYSQITTTPSELQSCIDDPIKRVCKFGSIGSSGVYWFSNAPGYRNGYYGEGMYYPPITISRSDVSIISVDGNRQNFFSDGTVDGIIKVNFSAPGGRGVKLDGLRFHNPSPLYPSGKVLLKIEQANIGAWPSDPFSYNGPYAVEVSHCDFYYGQGGSQAPSAGIQVAVTHNSTRADDLYIHDNDFEFSTVGFYTGLDPYSYPNDQGVGCDVSFSETANPYHNSVLSYQPRNIRIEHNIFHNAGQGALTVNAARWIAVRWNEFSNDYLVHNSGLDEGGAVFADQCADKLEFSNNNLYGPGAGYDQNARMTGLELYGKNILVSNNTIRSFYLEGIGAQNVKNVTIENNHIYGNNTSGYPAGGIKIKHAMAEPSSPSDTVNRSRLTSNIALIGNDVGNESTQYQKYSLTLYRNASLPMAELITIGVNNFAYGTGVPSFPYGEACYDSSWQWGSGNPVNVTVSNGYSIPWVVCQ; encoded by the coding sequence ATGAATAATTTTATCTTATCGTCATACTCGACGCCGATCATTCTGTTTCTACTTGGGGGCGTGAGTGCGTATTGCCAACAGCCAACCCGAGAAGCACAGAGACATTGGCTTGACGCAAGTATTTCGCAGCGGACCACGGCGGATATTACACTTGGGAATGTCATCCCTTCCAGTGGATCGATATCTACTCAGGTATTCACAGCCTCATATACAGTACCCGCGGGGCGCCCTTCTCTCTCATGGGTTCAACTGGACCTTGCATCTGTGGCCGCTAATCCTCCTGACGCATTTTGCTTTATACACTACGATGTTGTGGGGCAAGGCCTTTGGTTCTACAGCGACAGTGGCTTCTTTATTGGTCCAGTAGCTGTTGGCCAAGCTACTGGAGAGTTCTACAACTCTATCTGTGCCGTAAACACGAAAGCAGCCAGTGTATCAATGAATAACGGAACATTAACGCTCAGTGTGCCTATAGTATTCAAGCAGCAGGTTCCGCTCAACGTATATACGCGTGCGATGAATGTTAACTCGACTGATACTGGATGGGAGCTCAAGGGTTCGTACCAGCTGCAGCCCGTTACTATCCCGCCGCCAACGGTTAGCCCAAGCAACCCAGCCGGCGCGACAGTATCGTTCCAGCTTAATCAGGCAGACATTCAGGGATTTGAAGGTATTCCATATAAATGGTCTCAGCTATTGATCGGCACTAGCCCCACTGACGATTCACATCCGTTTTGCTTCTTTCATTACGATCGTACAGGGAATGCATTGTGGGCGTACTCCGCCGCCGCCGGGTTCTTCTTAGGCCCTGTTACGCCGGGAACTTCATCCACAGCTCTCGACACAACAGCTTGCAGCATAAACACACTCAATACCACAGTCCAAAGCACAACGGGAAGTGTAACTGTGCCTGTTGCGAGAAATTCAGCTATGTCGGTTGACAACCAGCAGTACAAACTGTACCGGAGGTCTCTGACCGCGATTGGTGTTGACACCGGGTGGGTCGAAGGTGGTGCGTGGCCGGATCCCTATAGCCAGATCACGACAACTCCATCTGAACTACAGTCCTGTATTGACGATCCTATTAAGAGAGTTTGTAAATTTGGGAGTATTGGCTCGTCTGGCGTCTATTGGTTTTCCAATGCGCCCGGCTACAGGAACGGCTACTATGGTGAAGGCATGTATTATCCACCAATCACCATCAGCCGAAGTGATGTCTCTATCATATCGGTAGATGGTAATCGTCAGAATTTTTTCTCGGATGGCACAGTAGATGGAATCATCAAAGTGAACTTTTCCGCTCCCGGCGGCAGGGGGGTAAAGCTAGATGGACTGCGCTTTCACAATCCTTCCCCATTGTATCCGTCTGGAAAAGTACTGCTCAAGATAGAACAAGCAAATATCGGCGCATGGCCGAGCGATCCTTTTTCCTACAATGGGCCTTATGCGGTAGAGGTATCGCACTGCGACTTCTACTATGGACAGGGCGGCAGCCAGGCACCGTCGGCTGGAATTCAGGTTGCGGTAACACACAACTCCACTCGGGCCGACGATCTTTATATTCACGATAACGATTTTGAATTTTCGACTGTGGGATTCTATACTGGCCTTGACCCATATTCGTATCCAAATGATCAGGGAGTTGGATGCGATGTATCGTTCTCTGAGACAGCAAATCCATATCACAACAGCGTCCTGTCGTATCAGCCTCGCAATATACGAATCGAGCACAACATATTTCACAATGCTGGACAGGGAGCTCTCACCGTTAATGCGGCTCGATGGATCGCTGTTCGCTGGAACGAATTTTCCAATGACTACTTAGTTCATAATAGCGGGCTCGATGAAGGCGGTGCGGTTTTTGCCGATCAGTGCGCGGATAAGCTTGAGTTCTCGAACAACAACCTCTATGGCCCTGGGGCAGGATACGACCAGAATGCGAGGATGACTGGACTTGAGCTCTATGGGAAAAATATTCTTGTAAGTAACAATACGATTAGATCATTCTACCTCGAGGGCATTGGAGCGCAGAACGTAAAGAATGTTACAATAGAAAATAATCACATCTATGGAAACAATACTAGCGGCTATCCGGCCGGCGGAATAAAGATCAAGCATGCGATGGCGGAGCCCTCGTCACCCAGTGATACAGTTAACCGGAGCCGCTTGACAAGCAACATCGCGTTGATTGGTAACGATGTGGGCAATGAATCTACTCAGTATCAGAAGTACAGCCTGACACTATACCGCAATGCAAGTCTTCCGATGGCGGAGCTAATCACCATCGGAGTCAACAACTTTGCTTACGGTACAGGTGTTCCATCATTCCCCTATGGCGAAGCCTGCTACGATTCGAGTTGGCAATGGGGCTCGGGGAACCCTGTCAACGTCACAGTTTCGAATGGCTATAGTATTCCATGGGTGGTTTGTCAATAG
- a CDS encoding SIR2 family protein, whose protein sequence is MIDPETSLAFSVYSNKGVYALLLGSGISRAASVPTGWEVVFDLIQKLAHVLGEDPKPEPEAWYRKRFGKAPDYSELLDSLTKTPAERSQLLRCYFEPSEEERAQGLKAPTVAHRAIAQMIQSGFVRVVITTNFDRLLEQALADLGIGPSLVSTPEAAEGCLPLAHSRCTILKVHGDYLDPHLKNTKIELQAYVPSMDRLLDQIFDEYGVIVCGWSGDWDLALKASLERCPTRRFGSFWCVFGDKPSDVAQKLINQRRATTIKIASADDFFRVFSEKVRALEDFGEAEHPLSTKLGVARLKRHLTAGNLIGIRDLLSSETERTFRVLADVGSSGGSMRPSGEEMVRRLDYYEHHLSALLALCIAASYWAKPETDSLIVECFRRIAQPENPNGRQTFFTSLQRYPALVLLYGIGLATIAAGNYRLLGKLLPLKLRPQVGSEPEHVVDAINVTTVIEGDGVKLIPGQKGKTTPLSNHLDGLLKEPLREFLPDNADYQDAFDWFEYLVALVYVSRTGSPEILQSTSQGDGHGVWGPIGCFGWRQRRREHGSVAEARREDGQDVPESVAKVLESGLFGTGRPSNLELLRQTRRAFDMFLQQATFTWR, encoded by the coding sequence ATGATCGACCCAGAAACCAGTCTCGCGTTTTCCGTTTACAGCAATAAAGGTGTCTATGCGCTCCTTCTCGGCTCCGGCATCTCGCGTGCCGCCAGCGTGCCTACTGGCTGGGAGGTGGTGTTCGATCTCATCCAGAAACTGGCGCACGTACTAGGCGAAGACCCCAAACCGGAACCCGAGGCCTGGTACAGAAAGAGGTTCGGCAAGGCCCCTGACTACTCAGAGCTGCTGGACTCTCTTACGAAGACCCCAGCAGAGAGGAGCCAATTGCTCCGTTGCTACTTCGAGCCAAGTGAAGAGGAACGTGCCCAGGGGCTGAAGGCCCCAACGGTTGCGCATCGTGCAATCGCTCAAATGATCCAGTCCGGGTTTGTTCGGGTGGTGATCACCACCAATTTCGACAGGCTCCTGGAGCAAGCCTTGGCAGACCTGGGGATCGGCCCGAGTCTGGTCAGCACACCCGAAGCCGCTGAAGGCTGCCTACCTTTGGCACATTCCCGTTGCACGATTCTCAAAGTCCATGGCGACTACCTAGACCCACACCTGAAGAACACCAAGATAGAGTTGCAAGCTTACGTCCCTTCAATGGACCGATTGCTTGATCAGATTTTCGATGAGTATGGCGTGATCGTCTGCGGGTGGTCAGGGGATTGGGACCTGGCGTTGAAGGCGTCTCTGGAGCGCTGTCCAACACGCCGCTTCGGCTCGTTCTGGTGTGTTTTTGGTGACAAACCGTCGGACGTGGCGCAGAAACTGATCAACCAGCGACGTGCTACGACCATCAAGATCGCCTCCGCAGACGATTTCTTCAGGGTTTTTTCGGAGAAAGTGCGCGCGCTCGAGGACTTCGGGGAAGCGGAACACCCACTCTCAACCAAGCTCGGGGTTGCCAGACTCAAGAGACATCTGACGGCGGGGAACCTAATTGGGATTCGGGACCTGCTGTCATCCGAGACCGAGCGAACGTTCAGAGTTCTTGCCGACGTGGGGAGTTCTGGAGGCTCCATGCGCCCGAGCGGTGAAGAGATGGTTCGGCGATTGGATTATTATGAGCACCATTTGTCTGCCTTGCTTGCGTTGTGCATCGCGGCCTCGTATTGGGCAAAGCCTGAAACGGATAGTCTGATTGTGGAGTGCTTCCGCCGCATTGCACAGCCTGAGAACCCAAACGGCCGGCAAACGTTTTTCACTTCGCTCCAACGCTACCCTGCTCTGGTCCTGCTCTACGGGATTGGACTAGCAACGATAGCGGCCGGAAATTACCGTCTCTTGGGCAAGCTGCTGCCATTGAAGCTTAGACCTCAGGTCGGTTCGGAGCCTGAGCACGTTGTGGACGCAATCAATGTCACTACTGTGATCGAGGGTGACGGCGTCAAGTTAATCCCGGGGCAGAAGGGGAAAACGACTCCGCTTAGCAACCATCTGGACGGACTACTGAAAGAGCCCTTGCGAGAATTCCTGCCAGACAACGCAGACTACCAGGACGCCTTCGATTGGTTCGAGTACCTTGTTGCCCTTGTCTACGTGAGCCGGACCGGGTCGCCGGAGATTCTACAATCCACTTCTCAGGGCGACGGGCACGGAGTATGGGGCCCGATCGGCTGCTTTGGGTGGAGACAGCGGCGCCGCGAGCACGGCAGCGTTGCCGAGGCCCGACGGGAGGACGGACAAGATGTCCCAGAAAGCGTGGCTAAAGTACTGGAATCAGGCCTCTTCGGGACCGGTCGACCGTCCAATCTTGAGCTCTTGCGTCAAACGAGAAGGGCCTTTGATATGTTCCTCCAACAAGCAACTTTCACCTGGCGTTGA
- a CDS encoding tyrosine-type recombinase/integrase: protein MLIHDAIALFIEGYFSTCKRSDKTKAAYTTDLAQFRLRFNEDRDLDSIRADELEEWARALTDEGYAAVSVRRKFASLKVFFGYWVRKGVVASSPLWRIRLDLAREQKLPRNIPLADATRLLQAAWVRMSSERCNTKVQRDAPFLASRNLAALEILFATGMRVGELVSLRLSDWNEDEQSIHVKGKGGRHRLAFLTDQRSLAALAEYLPRRRKVLCGHESLFVNLAGGPLSTQGVARVLTGLAAEAGITMRLTPHMVRHTVATLLLRNGADIRVVQEVLGHSSIAMTQRYTHVSKEHLRETLQMRHPSHHMAIDRQAGAHSL, encoded by the coding sequence ATGCTGATTCACGACGCGATTGCTCTGTTCATCGAAGGTTACTTTTCTACATGTAAGCGTAGCGACAAGACTAAGGCTGCCTACACCACCGATCTAGCGCAGTTCCGGCTACGGTTCAACGAAGACCGTGATCTGGACTCGATTAGAGCGGACGAATTGGAGGAGTGGGCCCGCGCCCTGACCGATGAGGGGTACGCCGCCGTTTCCGTCCGCCGCAAGTTTGCGTCTCTGAAGGTGTTCTTTGGCTACTGGGTGCGCAAGGGGGTGGTCGCCAGTTCTCCACTGTGGAGGATTCGACTGGATCTGGCTCGGGAGCAGAAATTGCCTCGAAATATCCCACTCGCCGATGCGACCCGTCTTCTCCAGGCGGCCTGGGTCCGGATGAGTTCAGAAAGGTGCAACACCAAGGTTCAACGCGATGCACCGTTCCTTGCCAGCCGAAATCTTGCCGCCCTTGAGATCCTGTTCGCCACCGGAATGCGTGTTGGGGAACTGGTGTCCCTCCGACTTTCCGATTGGAATGAGGATGAGCAGAGCATCCACGTCAAAGGCAAGGGTGGCAGGCACCGATTGGCCTTCCTCACAGATCAACGGTCCCTGGCTGCGCTCGCCGAATACCTCCCTCGCCGGAGGAAGGTACTCTGCGGGCACGAGTCTCTCTTTGTCAATCTGGCTGGTGGACCACTGTCGACCCAAGGCGTAGCCCGTGTTCTCACCGGTCTTGCCGCTGAAGCAGGCATCACGATGCGGCTGACACCGCACATGGTCAGGCACACTGTCGCCACGCTACTGCTGCGGAATGGCGCGGACATCCGGGTCGTCCAGGAGGTGTTAGGGCATAGTTCGATCGCGATGACGCAGAGATACACACACGTGAGCAAGGAGCATCTCCGGGAGACGCTCCAGATGCGCCACCCTAGCCACCACATGGCAATCGACCGGCAGGCAGGAGCGCATTCGTTGTAG
- the tnpB gene encoding IS66 family insertion sequence element accessory protein TnpB (TnpB, as the term is used for proteins encoded by IS66 family insertion elements, is considered an accessory protein, since TnpC, encoded by a neighboring gene, is a DDE family transposase.) yields the protein MISLPSALRIYLYTAPCDMRRGFDGLRALAAHVVGVDPLAGHLFVFCGRRRDRIKILYWDRDGWAVWAKRLEAGTYAYPFESTGRKEITSGELGALLEGLDLRNVKVRKRYLPLLQQSA from the coding sequence ATGATCAGCCTTCCATCCGCCCTGCGCATCTATCTCTACACCGCGCCTTGCGACATGCGGCGCGGTTTCGACGGGCTCAGAGCTCTCGCCGCTCATGTGGTCGGCGTCGACCCGTTGGCCGGACATTTGTTCGTGTTTTGCGGTCGGCGGCGCGACCGAATCAAAATTTTGTATTGGGACCGCGACGGCTGGGCGGTGTGGGCGAAGCGGCTCGAGGCCGGCACCTACGCCTATCCATTCGAGTCGACGGGCCGGAAGGAGATCACTTCCGGCGAACTCGGAGCCCTGCTGGAAGGGCTTGATCTGCGGAACGTAAAAGTGCGAAAACGGTATCTCCCGCTGTTGCAACAGAGCGCGTAG